The nucleotide sequence CTGTTTATTACGGTGAAAAAGTAACATTCTAAAATTTTTTATAGAAAAGGCTGACTGTTCAGTTAGCCTTTTTTCTTTGTTCAATTTATAAAACTTTTTAAGGATCTACACTTTCAGGAGGAACAAAATGAAAAATAACAAAACAACCAGGGAAGCTGACAGGTGTTTAACTTGTAAAAATGCAAGATGCAGCGGTGGATGCCCTATATCCACAGCTATCCCACAAATAATAGAACTATATCGTAATGGTGACTTAGATAAAGCAGGAGAGATACTTTTTGAAAATAACCCGCTTTCCCTCATATGTTCCATGGTATGTCCCCACGAGGATAATTGTATGGGTAACTGCATCCTAGGAATAAAAGGAGAACCTGTTGATTTTCCTTCCATAGAGAAAGAAATTTCTACAAAATACCTGAATGAAAATGTATTTTCTCAAGAAACTAAACTAGATGACAGAATAGCTGTAATAGGATCTGGACCTTCAGGAGTTACCCTAGCTTTTATCCTTGCAAAAAAAGGTTATAAAGTTACCATATTTGAAAAGCACTCCAAATTAGGGGGAGTTTTGAGGTATGGAATCCCTGAATTTAGGTTACCCAAAGATATATTAGATACCATAGAGAAAAGACTAGTAGAATTAGGAGTCAAGATAAGGTATAACGATCTTATCGGTCCCGTAAATAATGTTGAAAAATTATTAGAGGATGGGTATAGTGCTGTTTTTATTGGGACAGGAGTTTGGAATCCAAAACCTCTAAGGATAAAAGGAGAAACTTTTGGACATGTTCATTATGCTATTAATTATTTGAAATCTCCAGAATCATTTGATTTAGGGGAAAAAGTAGCTGTAATCGGTGCTGGAAATGTTGCCATGGACGCGGCTAGAACTGCCAAAAGATTAGGAGCTGACAAAGTAACTGTTCTTTATAGAAAAGGCATTAAAGATATGAAAGCAACTAAGACAGAGATTAGAGAAGCTGAAGAAGATGGTGTTCAATTCAGTTTATACACAACTCCCAAAGAAATAGTCGATGAAGGTATCATTGTTACCCAGACAAAACTTGTCGTAGATATAGATAACAATGAAAAATTAAGAAATATTGATGATTCTCAAACCTTCCTTCAATATGACTCTATAATCATAGCTGTAAGTCAAAACCCTGCAAACAATATTGTCTCAAACACTCAGGAAAATATCGAAACAAATAAATCAGGTCTTGTTTTAATTGATGCAGCAGGACACACTACAAAGAATGGGATATTTGCTTCTGGAGATATAGTTACAGGAGCAAGGACTGTAGTCGAAGCTGTTGTCAGTACTAAAAAAGTAGCTGCAGCAATTGAAGAATATATTTTAAATTTAAAAAAATAGAACTAACAGTGTTCACTTCTATTTAATTTTTTCATAGTGTGCATAATCCAAAAAAGAAAAGACCTCCTAACTGTAATAGTCGTACAGTCAGGAGGTCTTTCATTTTATATTTTATTTAAGGAAAGAAAGAAATGAAAAAATTATTATTTTCATTTGCTTATACTAGTTAGTCGCAGAAAAGAAGAAAAAAGTTTAAATTTAATTTTTAAAAAATTCATCCGATAAATAAAAGTTCTATTCATCGATCTCTTTTCTCCGATATCTGTTTTTTATCTTAAATCGATATAGTCTTTCCCCCACTTATCCATCTCTTCTAAGATTGGCATAAGTCTTTCACCTAACTCTGTCAATGAGTATTCCACCATGGGAGGAACTTGTGGGTATACCTTTCTGCTCACTAACTTATTATTTTCAAGATCTCTCAGCTGCTGTGTCAGCATCTTTTGAGTTATCCCCGGAATACGTCTTTTAAACTCATTGAACCTTATGGTCCCGTAGTTTCCCAAATTCCATAAAATCAGTGCTTTCCATTTGCCACTTATTATTTCAAGGGTTAACTCAATTTCACACTTATAGTTACTACAACTTATCTTATTCAGTCTGTCTTCTGGCATATTATAACTCCTTTAAATTTTAACCTTTATTTTTTTATCTTACCATTTGTTTTATCCTGACAGCACTCTTTAACTTCATATACGTAAAGAAACTCTTAGGATTATAGTTGGCAAATTTACTATTTTTATAATCTACATAGGCTCCATTGTATACACAGACTCTAAAATACTGTTCCGCTATCTCTCTGTTAAAAATTTCTGACTTAAATCTTCCAACAGAGTTGTTTGCATCTATTAATTTATTGAGCCATTTTTCAATACTTCTTTTCGTGTATTGAAAGTGTTTTAAAGTAGAAGAGAGGGCTATCTCTGCATGGATGTCTAGCTCATCTTCACTGTATTCAACTCCCAAATAATCCAGTCCTAGAATATATATTTTTTTCATTACCCTTATCCTGTCATTCATTCTTTTCAGTGCCTGGTTGGTTATACTGCTGGACACTATTCTGTATCTCAATAATTTTTGAGATATGTTTACAATCTTATGATCTTTGGCTATCTCCATCCACAATCCATAATCTTCTGTGGCCTTGTATTCATCCCTGTATCTATAATTATTTTCTAATAACACACTCTTTCTAATTATTACAGCTGGATGCATTACTGGACTTTCAAAGAGAAGTTTACATCTGATCTCACTGTATCTTGTAGGAAAATCTGTTGGTTTTTTTATCATAGGTTTATTGGATAAAAACATCACCCCATTGGATCCGGCTACTGCAACATCAGAATTATTTTCCATAAAGTTTACTTGTGTTTCTATCCTGTTTTTTTCCGCTATATCATCAGCATCCATTCGGACAATATATTTTCCACTAGCTGTTTCTATTCCTTTATTCAATGTTTTTATTAGTCCTATATTCTCTGTATTATGAACTAACCTTATCCTTTCATCCTTATAGGATTCAATTATGTTTACACTTGAATCTGTAGACCCGTCATTTATTATCAAAAACTCAAACTCCTCATAAGTTTGATCTAAAATACTGTCCATTGTTTCCCTTAAAAATTCACTTGCATTATATACAGGCATTAATACTGTTACCATCATCATAATCTCCCCCTTTTATAACCCATCAAATAATCCTTCGTATTTTTTCACTGACTCCTTTACACTAAATTTTTCTACAGTCTCATGTGATCCCTTTATTAACTCGGACTTTAACTCTTTATTGTCTAGGAGGAGTTTCATCAATCTGGCCATCTCTCTATGATCTCCTACATCGCACAGTAATCCTGTCTTTCCATCTAAGATTACATCCTCAGGTTTAGCCATAGACCTTGTTGATATCACAGGGATCTTACAGGCCATAGCCTCTACCAATACCATCCCAAATCCTTCAGTTTTTGAAGACAATAAGAAACCGTCACACCTAGATATATATTTAAATGGATTTATTTGATGTCCTATAAAATCCACACGATCTTCTAATTTTAAATTTTTAACCAGTTCACGATGTTTTTCTTCCTCAGGTCCCTCCCCTATTATCAACAGCTTTACACTTTTGTCTTTTATTTCATTCAAGGCACGTATCATAACATCCTGTGTTTTCTCCCATGATAACCTCCCTATCGTGGTAAAAACTTTATGATTTCCATCCAGCCACTTGTGGGACACCTCTTCCTTTGACATCTTTATCATATTTTCATCCACTACAGGATTATTTATAATCTCGATTTTATCCTCTCTTAATTTTACCCCAGATATCTTCATAGTCAAGTCTATACTTCCACGATTTATTCCGACAACCTTATCTGCCATGGGATAAAACCATTTAATTATTTTTTTTCTGACTGTAGTTCTATCTATAGCGTGGAGGGAAAATATGACTTTAGCTTTCATCCTGAATATTTTTTTAGCCAATAGGATAGTCAAATTATTTATACATCCTCCGGCTATAATAATGTCAGGATCCTCTCTCCTCATTACCTGTATCGATTCCAATACACCCTCCCGGGCTCTTTCTTTATCTAAATTTATCCTCCTAATCTCATCTTTCAGATGAAATGTAGATCTGTTGTTGGTATTCAAGAGTACCACTTCATACTTTTTTAAATCTAAGTTATTTAATATATTTACAAAAACTCTCTCTATTCCTCCATTTAAAAATATGGAATAATAAAATAAGATCTTTTTCTTTTTCATAACGTCTCCCTTTTAAATCCTTATATCTGTTTTTATTCACACTAATTCATGTAATTCGTGACCTTTCTAAAGCTATAAATAAAGAAGAGTTAACTTTTCCTAAAAGCCAAAACCTTTTTCCCGTAATATACTCCTAATATCCCCAGACTCACAAATAATGCTGTATAACTCTTTATATTCCCATCATTGAACGCCAGGTAGATCCCCATTACCAACAAAAATCCCAGACCTAGAATGATCTTATTTCTGTCATATTCATAATAATAATATTTCATAGAAACCTTGAGCTTTACTATAAAGAAACCAATCCATGCTATGGCAGTGGCTATGGCAGCTCCTTTAGCCCCGTACCTCGGAACCAGGATAAAGTTTAATCCTATATTTACTAGACTTGCAACTAATCCTGCTATAAAGTGCCACTTAGGTTTTTTAGCAAAATTTATTCCTTGAGAAAGGACTTCAGACATACAGTTTAATACTGGTGCCATAGTCAATATAGGTATCACATAGATAGCTTTTCTATAACTATCTCCCAGTACTATATGAGCCAAATCCCTGAATATCATAGTGGATACAGCTATGCCGAACATTACCCCTGTTATTACCATTGAGGTTTTAGTAAAATACGATCGGTCCTCTGGGTTTTCTTCATATCTTTTTAACTGTCTCGGTACTATAAAGGACGAGATGGTCCCCTGAAGTATCGTCAGAATAGCCATTAATTTCAATGCCGCACTATATACTCCTAACTCTCCATAGTCACTCCATAATTTTATAGCTATCTGATCAAAGGAAAAGAATAGCCAGATTACCATTTTATTTAAAAGAAGCGGAAATGAATATTTCATAATTTCTGCCTGACTGTGTCTCGGAGTTCCACGGCCTTTTTTCCACGATTTCAAATTTAACCCAATCCCCAGTAAAACTGTAAGGACTATAGATAAAAATCCAGAATATATAACTATTTTATAGGTTTTTCCCATAAGATAATATAGAACAATCACTAATACAAACTCAAAAAACTTCCGGGAGAAAGTAAAAACTGAATACAGTTTATAAGATTCATTTAATCTCAATACATAGTCGGTAAACAACTGGAGATGATGAAAAAATAGAGCAAGTACCAAAACCAAAACCACAGAAAAATCAGGATCTTTGAATAAAAATTCCCCTATCCATCTATAGGAAAACAACCCGATTATTCCTACTATTCCTGTTAAGATCAATGGATATTTTATTGCGTTATGGAGGAGGTTCCCACGAAGCTCCGCAGTCTCCTCATAAAAAAAACGACTATAGGTGTCCACAGTCCCCAATAACAGCATGGGACCTATGGTATTTATTACCAGTAAATACATAGCCGCCTGTCCGAATTCCTCTGGTGTCAGTATCCTTGTAAGGATAGGGGTGGTCATTATGCCGAAAAGTATTCCCAGCCAATTTCCTGCTGCAAATGTAAAAAATTTCTTTATCATAAATTTATCTCCTTTTAAAAAGCACTCAATGATGCCAAAATTTATTATTTACTCAATATTTCTCGATGATAAAAATTCTAATTAAGAACCAAATTTTCTCTTTATTTTAAATGTATAGACCTCAGATAAAACTCATTATTTAAAGTTTTGATTTTAAAAAAAATATTAGTATAATATACTATACTAACATTTATCTAATTTACCCTCAGGAGATTTTATTATGAAATTAGCATACATTATCCAGGCCCATAAGGGCTTCAAACAACTAAGTCTTTTAATAGATATTCTATCAAAAAATTCAGATGTATATCTTCATATTGACTTAAAAAATAATTATTTATATAAACAATTAAAAGATCATTATTTAACTCAAA is from Psychrilyobacter atlanticus DSM 19335 and encodes:
- a CDS encoding NAD(P)-dependent oxidoreductase, yielding MKNNKTTREADRCLTCKNARCSGGCPISTAIPQIIELYRNGDLDKAGEILFENNPLSLICSMVCPHEDNCMGNCILGIKGEPVDFPSIEKEISTKYLNENVFSQETKLDDRIAVIGSGPSGVTLAFILAKKGYKVTIFEKHSKLGGVLRYGIPEFRLPKDILDTIEKRLVELGVKIRYNDLIGPVNNVEKLLEDGYSAVFIGTGVWNPKPLRIKGETFGHVHYAINYLKSPESFDLGEKVAVIGAGNVAMDAARTAKRLGADKVTVLYRKGIKDMKATKTEIREAEEDGVQFSLYTTPKEIVDEGIIVTQTKLVVDIDNNEKLRNIDDSQTFLQYDSIIIAVSQNPANNIVSNTQENIETNKSGLVLIDAAGHTTKNGIFASGDIVTGARTVVEAVVSTKKVAAAIEEYILNLKK
- a CDS encoding winged helix-turn-helix transcriptional regulator encodes the protein MPEDRLNKISCSNYKCEIELTLEIISGKWKALILWNLGNYGTIRFNEFKRRIPGITQKMLTQQLRDLENNKLVSRKVYPQVPPMVEYSLTELGERLMPILEEMDKWGKDYIDLR
- a CDS encoding glycosyltransferase family 2 protein, with product MMMVTVLMPVYNASEFLRETMDSILDQTYEEFEFLIINDGSTDSSVNIIESYKDERIRLVHNTENIGLIKTLNKGIETASGKYIVRMDADDIAEKNRIETQVNFMENNSDVAVAGSNGVMFLSNKPMIKKPTDFPTRYSEIRCKLLFESPVMHPAVIIRKSVLLENNYRYRDEYKATEDYGLWMEIAKDHKIVNISQKLLRYRIVSSSITNQALKRMNDRIRVMKKIYILGLDYLGVEYSEDELDIHAEIALSSTLKHFQYTKRSIEKWLNKLIDANNSVGRFKSEIFNREIAEQYFRVCVYNGAYVDYKNSKFANYNPKSFFTYMKLKSAVRIKQMVR
- a CDS encoding glycosyltransferase, with amino-acid sequence MKKKKILFYYSIFLNGGIERVFVNILNNLDLKKYEVVLLNTNNRSTFHLKDEIRRINLDKERAREGVLESIQVMRREDPDIIIAGGCINNLTILLAKKIFRMKAKVIFSLHAIDRTTVRKKIIKWFYPMADKVVGINRGSIDLTMKISGVKLREDKIEIINNPVVDENMIKMSKEEVSHKWLDGNHKVFTTIGRLSWEKTQDVMIRALNEIKDKSVKLLIIGEGPEEEKHRELVKNLKLEDRVDFIGHQINPFKYISRCDGFLLSSKTEGFGMVLVEAMACKIPVISTRSMAKPEDVILDGKTGLLCDVGDHREMARLMKLLLDNKELKSELIKGSHETVEKFSVKESVKKYEGLFDGL
- a CDS encoding lipopolysaccharide biosynthesis protein, with amino-acid sequence MIKKFFTFAAGNWLGILFGIMTTPILTRILTPEEFGQAAMYLLVINTIGPMLLLGTVDTYSRFFYEETAELRGNLLHNAIKYPLILTGIVGIIGLFSYRWIGEFLFKDPDFSVVLVLVLALFFHHLQLFTDYVLRLNESYKLYSVFTFSRKFFEFVLVIVLYYLMGKTYKIVIYSGFLSIVLTVLLGIGLNLKSWKKGRGTPRHSQAEIMKYSFPLLLNKMVIWLFFSFDQIAIKLWSDYGELGVYSAALKLMAILTILQGTISSFIVPRQLKRYEENPEDRSYFTKTSMVITGVMFGIAVSTMIFRDLAHIVLGDSYRKAIYVIPILTMAPVLNCMSEVLSQGINFAKKPKWHFIAGLVASLVNIGLNFILVPRYGAKGAAIATAIAWIGFFIVKLKVSMKYYYYEYDRNKIILGLGFLLVMGIYLAFNDGNIKSYTALFVSLGILGVYYGKKVLAFRKS